In one window of Musa acuminata AAA Group cultivar baxijiao chromosome BXJ3-2, Cavendish_Baxijiao_AAA, whole genome shotgun sequence DNA:
- the LOC135631709 gene encoding uncharacterized protein LOC135631709, whose amino-acid sequence MDQDIHNAAYYLNPAIQYRYALGTQNNFLTTLRNVIYRLLPNTTEAADALMEGRLFRETVGSFSDVVAISCRYTMDPVEWWLQFGGDAPHLRKVAVRVLSQTTTSSGCERNWSTFALIHTKVRNRLSYRRLEKLVYVHYNMRLKLRCAELDKEPEEPDIDPIDLQFYNEDSEPMLDWVEAAENQEDPLLDEAGDPQRPSRFITEAIEEEEA is encoded by the exons atggatcaagatatccataatgcag cgtattatctaaacccggcaattcaatatcgatatgctctcggaacgcaaaataatttcctaacgacactacgaaatgttatatatcgactcttgccaaacactaccgaggcagccgatgctcttatggagggtcgattatttcgagaaacagttggttcattctccgacgttgtagctatatcatgccgttacactatggatcctg tcgagtggtggttacaatttggaggcgatgcaccacatttaaggaaggttgccgttcgtgtactttcacagacaacaacatctagtggttgcgaacgtaattggtcaacgtttgcattgattcatacgaaagtccgcaacagactctcctacagacggttagagaaactagtatatgtccattataatatgcggctaaaattacgatgtgctgagttggataaggagccagaggaaccagatattgatcccattgacctccaattctacaacgaagattcagagccaatgttagattgggttgaagcagcagagaaccaagaggatcctctacttgatgaggcgggagatcctcagcgtccttcacgttttatcaccgaggcaatagaagaagaagaagcataa
- the LOC135583782 gene encoding WRKY transcription factor 23-like isoform X1, translating to MKAPTGMFAKLAPLFDATINSRTPQETCDRRKRAREEEKERDAPDDGDAMMVEKREDEIEASADAIPPPFSSQIPSTFPLPGGFFDADGGDKGSVGFLELLGLRDLNQSPFLFELPRPTSAVEPPPATSDPPPRLPPPAESSDTANFPATPSSISSSSTEAAVNAIKPAASSITNGDEGEQAKTNRTGMGRTKEEEKKKKGQKRQREPRFAFKTRSEVDHLEDGYRWRKYGQKAVKNSPYPRSYYRCTSAACGVKKRVERSSEDPAVVVTTYEGQHTHPSPILARGAHQPFPPPSLVLLEPPPPPLGFGFPSSVRSKDVHLPLLGCYLPPPPLDFRPMTAPQPLMLTSDPTTAVAISGDPRHGCNRTAEVSIRDHGLLQDLIPSKIRKEEEL from the exons ATGAAGGCGCCGACCGGCATGTTCGCCAAACTGGCGCCCCTGTTCGATGCCACCATCAACTCCCGTACGCCCCAGGAGACCTGCGATCGCCG CAAGCGAGcgagagaggaagagaaagagcgcGACGCACCTGATGACGGTGATGCGATGATGGTGGAGAAGAGAGAAGACGAGATTGAGGCGTCGGCCGACGCGATACCACCGCCGTTCTCCTCCCAGATTCCGTCCACCTTTCCGCTTCCTGGAGGGTTCTTCGACGCCGACGGAggggacaagggctccgtcggcttCCTGGAGCTTCTCGGTCTCCGGGATCTCAACCAGTCTCCCTTCCTATTCGAGTTGCCCCGGCCGACCTCAGCAGTGGagccgccgcccgcgacgtccgaTCCTCCCCCACGACTTCCTCCCCCGGCGGAGTCATCCGACACTGCCAACTTCCCGGCGACACCGTCGTCGATCTCGTCGTCCTCGACCGAGGCTGCCGTCAACGCGATCAAGCCCGCGGCCTCCTCCATCACCAACGGCGACGAGGGCGAGCAGGCGAAGACGAACAGAAC GGGAATGGGCAGGaccaaggaggaagagaagaagaagaaggggcaaAAGCGTCAAAGGGAGCCGAGATTTGCGTTCAAGACTCGGAGCGAAGTCGATCACTTGGAAGACGGCTACCGGTGGCGCAAGTACGGACAAAAGGCGGTCAAGAACAGCCCCTACCCCAG GAGTTACTACCGTTGCACCAGCGCCGCGTGCGGCGTCAAGAAGCGGGTGGAGCGGTCGTCGGAGGACCCGGCGGTGGTGGTGACGACGTACGAGGGGCAGCACACCCACCCCAGCCCCATCCTGGCACGTGGCGCTCACCAACCGTTCCCTCCGCCGTCCCTGGTCCTGTTGGAACCGCCCCCGCCTCCTCTGGGTTTCGGCTTTCCTTCGTCGGTGCGCTCCAAGGACGTTCACCTCCCCCTGCTCGGTTGCTATCTCCCGCCTCCACCGTTGGATTTCCGCCCCATGACCGCTCCACAGCCTCTCATGTTGACCTCCGATCCGACCACCGCAGTCGCCATCTCCGGTGATCCGAGACACGGCTGCAATAGGACAGCTGAGGTCTCCATCAGGGATCACGGGCTGCTGCAGGACTTGATACCATCGAAgataaggaaggaggaggagttgTAG
- the LOC135583782 gene encoding WRKY transcription factor 23-like isoform X2, with translation MKAPTGMFAKLAPLFDATINSRTPQETCDRRKRAREEEKERDAPDDGDAMMVEKREDEIEASADAIPPPFSSQIPSTFPLPGGFFDADGGDKGSVGFLELLGLRDLNQSPFLFELPRPTSAVEPPPATSDPPPRLPPPAESSDTANFPATPSSISSSSTEAAVNAIKPAASSITNGDEGEQAKTNRTTKEEEKKKKGQKRQREPRFAFKTRSEVDHLEDGYRWRKYGQKAVKNSPYPRSYYRCTSAACGVKKRVERSSEDPAVVVTTYEGQHTHPSPILARGAHQPFPPPSLVLLEPPPPPLGFGFPSSVRSKDVHLPLLGCYLPPPPLDFRPMTAPQPLMLTSDPTTAVAISGDPRHGCNRTAEVSIRDHGLLQDLIPSKIRKEEEL, from the exons ATGAAGGCGCCGACCGGCATGTTCGCCAAACTGGCGCCCCTGTTCGATGCCACCATCAACTCCCGTACGCCCCAGGAGACCTGCGATCGCCG CAAGCGAGcgagagaggaagagaaagagcgcGACGCACCTGATGACGGTGATGCGATGATGGTGGAGAAGAGAGAAGACGAGATTGAGGCGTCGGCCGACGCGATACCACCGCCGTTCTCCTCCCAGATTCCGTCCACCTTTCCGCTTCCTGGAGGGTTCTTCGACGCCGACGGAggggacaagggctccgtcggcttCCTGGAGCTTCTCGGTCTCCGGGATCTCAACCAGTCTCCCTTCCTATTCGAGTTGCCCCGGCCGACCTCAGCAGTGGagccgccgcccgcgacgtccgaTCCTCCCCCACGACTTCCTCCCCCGGCGGAGTCATCCGACACTGCCAACTTCCCGGCGACACCGTCGTCGATCTCGTCGTCCTCGACCGAGGCTGCCGTCAACGCGATCAAGCCCGCGGCCTCCTCCATCACCAACGGCGACGAGGGCGAGCAGGCGAAGACGAACAGAAC GaccaaggaggaagagaagaagaagaaggggcaaAAGCGTCAAAGGGAGCCGAGATTTGCGTTCAAGACTCGGAGCGAAGTCGATCACTTGGAAGACGGCTACCGGTGGCGCAAGTACGGACAAAAGGCGGTCAAGAACAGCCCCTACCCCAG GAGTTACTACCGTTGCACCAGCGCCGCGTGCGGCGTCAAGAAGCGGGTGGAGCGGTCGTCGGAGGACCCGGCGGTGGTGGTGACGACGTACGAGGGGCAGCACACCCACCCCAGCCCCATCCTGGCACGTGGCGCTCACCAACCGTTCCCTCCGCCGTCCCTGGTCCTGTTGGAACCGCCCCCGCCTCCTCTGGGTTTCGGCTTTCCTTCGTCGGTGCGCTCCAAGGACGTTCACCTCCCCCTGCTCGGTTGCTATCTCCCGCCTCCACCGTTGGATTTCCGCCCCATGACCGCTCCACAGCCTCTCATGTTGACCTCCGATCCGACCACCGCAGTCGCCATCTCCGGTGATCCGAGACACGGCTGCAATAGGACAGCTGAGGTCTCCATCAGGGATCACGGGCTGCTGCAGGACTTGATACCATCGAAgataaggaaggaggaggagttgTAG
- the LOC135583782 gene encoding WRKY transcription factor 23-like isoform X3 — MPPSTPVRPRRPAIAGGFFFCPFPVAVKRAREEEKERDAPDDGDAMMVEKREDEIEASADAIPPPFSSQIPSTFPLPGGFFDADGGDKGSVGFLELLGLRDLNQSPFLFELPRPTSAVEPPPATSDPPPRLPPPAESSDTANFPATPSSISSSSTEAAVNAIKPAASSITNGDEGEQAKTNRTGMGRTKEEEKKKKGQKRQREPRFAFKTRSEVDHLEDGYRWRKYGQKAVKNSPYPRSYYRCTSAACGVKKRVERSSEDPAVVVTTYEGQHTHPSPILARGAHQPFPPPSLVLLEPPPPPLGFGFPSSVRSKDVHLPLLGCYLPPPPLDFRPMTAPQPLMLTSDPTTAVAISGDPRHGCNRTAEVSIRDHGLLQDLIPSKIRKEEEL; from the exons ATGCCACCATCAACTCCCGTACGCCCCAGGAGACCTGCGATCGCCGGTGGCTTCTTTTTTTGCCCCTTCCCCGTAGCTGT CAAGCGAGcgagagaggaagagaaagagcgcGACGCACCTGATGACGGTGATGCGATGATGGTGGAGAAGAGAGAAGACGAGATTGAGGCGTCGGCCGACGCGATACCACCGCCGTTCTCCTCCCAGATTCCGTCCACCTTTCCGCTTCCTGGAGGGTTCTTCGACGCCGACGGAggggacaagggctccgtcggcttCCTGGAGCTTCTCGGTCTCCGGGATCTCAACCAGTCTCCCTTCCTATTCGAGTTGCCCCGGCCGACCTCAGCAGTGGagccgccgcccgcgacgtccgaTCCTCCCCCACGACTTCCTCCCCCGGCGGAGTCATCCGACACTGCCAACTTCCCGGCGACACCGTCGTCGATCTCGTCGTCCTCGACCGAGGCTGCCGTCAACGCGATCAAGCCCGCGGCCTCCTCCATCACCAACGGCGACGAGGGCGAGCAGGCGAAGACGAACAGAAC GGGAATGGGCAGGaccaaggaggaagagaagaagaagaaggggcaaAAGCGTCAAAGGGAGCCGAGATTTGCGTTCAAGACTCGGAGCGAAGTCGATCACTTGGAAGACGGCTACCGGTGGCGCAAGTACGGACAAAAGGCGGTCAAGAACAGCCCCTACCCCAG GAGTTACTACCGTTGCACCAGCGCCGCGTGCGGCGTCAAGAAGCGGGTGGAGCGGTCGTCGGAGGACCCGGCGGTGGTGGTGACGACGTACGAGGGGCAGCACACCCACCCCAGCCCCATCCTGGCACGTGGCGCTCACCAACCGTTCCCTCCGCCGTCCCTGGTCCTGTTGGAACCGCCCCCGCCTCCTCTGGGTTTCGGCTTTCCTTCGTCGGTGCGCTCCAAGGACGTTCACCTCCCCCTGCTCGGTTGCTATCTCCCGCCTCCACCGTTGGATTTCCGCCCCATGACCGCTCCACAGCCTCTCATGTTGACCTCCGATCCGACCACCGCAGTCGCCATCTCCGGTGATCCGAGACACGGCTGCAATAGGACAGCTGAGGTCTCCATCAGGGATCACGGGCTGCTGCAGGACTTGATACCATCGAAgataaggaaggaggaggagttgTAG